A window of Balaenoptera ricei isolate mBalRic1 chromosome 12, mBalRic1.hap2, whole genome shotgun sequence genomic DNA:
TTGTACGAGGGCACTACAAAGGGCAGCAAATTGGCAAAGTAGTCCAGGTTTACAAGAAGTATGTCATCTACATTGAACGAGTGCAGCGGGAGAAGGCTAATGGCACAACTGTCCATGTGGGCATTCAGCCCAGCAAGGTGGTTATCACCAGACTAAAACTGGACAAAGACCGCAAAAAGATCCTCGAACGTAAAGCCAAATCTCACCAAGTAGGAAAGGAAAAGGGCTAATATAAGGAAGAAACAATTGAGAAGATGCAGGAATGAAGTAATCTCGTATACAACTTTcattaaaaactgttaaaatgaaaaaaaaaaaagatgcaagggTAGACATAATTCATATTCTGGAAGGTCTTACATTTCAACTATATCTAAAATCATTtaattcaaacattttatttatttaaatcttagAAGAATATGAATATTGATACACTACTCCTGTGTCAGGAGTGGACTAGACCCTttaagaattaattaaaaatatatgtgaattCCCAAGAAAATATTAATTGTTTAAATAATGCTACCACTATgcttgtaacttctgcttttattTTGAGGACTAACAGATATATCTGTGAATCAACATCTTTTAGAAATCACTGGAgtatctgatttttttcataagATGTCAGAACCTTTTACTGTAGGAACTGATATTTGCTATTTTGCTCTCAAATACTTAGGAAACTATTTACTTCATAACTTCAATGATGGAACTGCTTCCTAAGAAATTTGAATCCTGTAACATCAAATAGATGTTGACCAAGTGTGGAAATATCAAACAGTTGTAAAACAGTtcaaaggaaattgaaattttgtCATAGACAAAGGGCcaataaatataaggaaaaattgTTACAAGTAATCAGTGATTGCAATGTAAAACTATTTAtcaaattggcaaatattttaaaattataaaagtctTGGCTAACAACAGTATGATGAAACCAATATTCTCATACACTATAGCAGTATATTTGGGGACAGCCACCTGACAGTGTACAGCTTTTGATCCAGCAGAGCCACTTATATGAACTCATcctaacaaaaaaaaatcacaatccaTTACAGTCAAAGGTTTATACAGAAAGAATCCATTGCAGCATTGTAAggtcaaaattagaaaaaagtcaTTTGTTCAGTTCACATAGTACAATGGAATATCTAAcactaccattaaaaaaaaatcatgattttttaatataaagaaatatgaaaatgctTATAAAATACTATTATGAAGggaaaaatcaatattcaaaAAGGCAAAAGGCATGATATAAATATGATTCCAAATttgtataaatatgttttatacaaatacatttatacaaagaaaagaaaagtaaaatgaaatagagGAAGATGTTAATAACATTCCCCCCTGAGCAGCTGAATTAACtggtaagttttattttcttcctcctttctttctgcatcttACAAGAAGAGcatgttctttttaatatatccagaagtaaaaatgtaaatgctatcTTTAAAACTAATGAAATCTTCCTCAATTTGCCAAACAAAATTAAAGGTGGTTTGCTATACATGCACATGCATGTTTAAAAGCTGACTGTCATTACTGTGTTTGACAACAGTATAATTCACAGCTTTttctaaaaaacaatttttatatcaACTTCAAGATGAAAAACCAAGGTTCAGCAAGGTAAGTGACATACCCATTTCATTCAATACAGCTTTTATGTACAGAAAGATAACTCCCTCACTCCCCCTCCAGGGTTCCCTCCACTATCCCTCACTGTTTCAGAAGTAAAGTCGTTGCTCAGTACCTGGCAggtgattggttccaggaccatcAGAGATagcaaaatccatggatgctcaagtcccttatataaaatagcatagtatttgcgtataac
This region includes:
- the LOC132376238 gene encoding large ribosomal subunit protein uL24-like; amino-acid sequence: MKFNPFVTSDRSKNRKRHFNAPSHIRRKIMSSPLSKELRQKYNVQSMPIRKDDEVQVVRGHYKGQQIGKVVQVYKKYVIYIERVQREKANGTTVHVGIQPSKVVITRLKLDKDRKKILERKAKSHQVGKEKG